Genomic DNA from Pseudomonas fitomaticsae:
CGAGCAGGCAAAATTCTGCAAACGGGTGCGTTTGATCCGGCCCAGTTCGAAGTCCCAGAACTTCTGGTCGAACGCGGCGTTGTGCGCGAGCAGGGGCGTGCAGCCGACGAATTCGTTGACTTCGTTCATCACCCGCTCGGCCGACGGCGCTGTGCGCAGCATGGCGTTGCTGATGCCGGTGAGTTGTTCGATGAAGGCCGGGACGCGGACGCCGGCGTTCATCAGGCTCTGGTAACGCTCGACGATGCGGCCGTTTTCCAGCATGACCACGGCGATTTCCGTGGCCCGGCAGCTGCTGCTCGGCGAGATGCCGGTGGTTTCAAAGTCGATGACTGCAATGCGTTCCAAACCGGGTTCAACTCCGTTCAAATCAATTCTTGAGCAACGCTCAGTTTTTCAACAGCAGTGCGCCTTCGATCGGCACGTAACGGCTGGCGGCGCGGATCAGCGAGTTGGCGGTCAGGCCGGGAACGCCGTAGGCCACCGCTTGCACGCCGTGTTTGTTGATGATGCGTTCGAGCAGCATGTCGAAATCGCCGTCACCGGAGGCCAGGACGATTTCGTCGACATGGTCGGCGGCGTCCATGATGTCGAGGGTGATGCCCACGTCCCAGTCGCCCTTGGCCGAGCCGTCGCTGCGCTGGATGTAGGGTTTGAGTTTCACGGTGAAACCGAGGTTGCGCAGAATCTGCTGGAACTGCTGCTGTTTGCTGTCGCCCCGGTCGATCGCATAGGCGTAGGCCTCGACGATCTGCCCGTCCTTGCTGATGTCCGCCCACAGCGCCGCGTAGTTGAAGTGGCAACCATAGGCCTGACGCACGGTGTAGTAGAGGTTCTGCACATCGGCGAACACTGCGATTTTTTTCACCGGAGTTCCTGTGAGCGCTGACGCGCATGAGCCGGATCAGGCACCTGGCCCGAAAAAGGCGCTCAGTATGCCAGCCCGAAGGAAGGTTCCGCGAATAATCGGCCCGGGGCGATCAGGCGCCCCGGACGA
This window encodes:
- a CDS encoding 3'-5' exonuclease yields the protein MERIAVIDFETTGISPSSSCRATEIAVVMLENGRIVERYQSLMNAGVRVPAFIEQLTGISNAMLRTAPSAERVMNEVNEFVGCTPLLAHNAAFDQKFWDFELGRIKRTRLQNFACSLLLARRLMPAAPNHKLGTLTTFAQLPHTGQAHRAMADAEMAANLLAHLADELRHKHGVQELSHDLLCKLQKVPAAKVGEHLQRYR
- a CDS encoding LabA-like NYN domain-containing protein, which translates into the protein MKKIAVFADVQNLYYTVRQAYGCHFNYAALWADISKDGQIVEAYAYAIDRGDSKQQQFQQILRNLGFTVKLKPYIQRSDGSAKGDWDVGITLDIMDAADHVDEIVLASGDGDFDMLLERIINKHGVQAVAYGVPGLTANSLIRAASRYVPIEGALLLKN